From a region of the Notolabrus celidotus isolate fNotCel1 chromosome 14, fNotCel1.pri, whole genome shotgun sequence genome:
- the LOC117824924 gene encoding transmembrane protein 255B isoform X1 codes for MTARIQGAAGRDKPGPKSQVTEMIVRIRRALWLVLGMLSLSLLLVVLGVYTTTRTESLNVTGYISGVILTLGSFLGFLGLCLEENRKQLLLAAIVFLSSGIIASFLCLVIDGVCIALNMDMRPLTAGRCQYYSSGSSYIYESFYTSVSCWNIKESCNMSVRSGTCYCCDLYDCANGGYLSNNYEFVGVQSCGEVFTLYILIWTLAGLNLMAFFMGIFTTAVLGSVKDVRSSIPVTESSESKTSSPTAPLLTDANTHIACQLHPESMMYFPPADGLSTPQSNPSPSPLHTDSSSPY; via the exons ATGACTGCAAGGATCCAGGGAGCAGCAGGTCGGGACAAACCAGGACCAAAGAGCCAAGTAACAG AGATGATAGTACGAATCAGGAGAGCTCTGTGGCTGGTTTTAGGCATGCTCAGTCTGTCcctgctgctggtggtgctgGGAGTCTACACAACAACCCGAACAGAGAGCCTTAATGTAACTGGCTACATCTCAGGAGTTATT CTGACCCTTGGATCATTCCTGGGATTTCTGGGACTCTGCCTTGAAGAAAACCGTAAACAGCTG CTTTTAGCTGCAATTGTATTCCTCAGCTCCGGGATCATTGCCTCTTTTTTGTGTCTGGTGATTGATGGGGTCTGCATTGCCTTAAACATG GACATGCGTCCTCTGACAGCGGGGAGATGTCAGTACTACAGTAGTGGCAGCAGCTACATCTACGAGAGTTTCTACACCTCA GTATCCTGCTGGAACATAAAGGAGTCATGTAACATGTCAGTAAGGAGTGGGACCTGCTACTGCTGTGACCTGTACGACTGTGCCAA TGGAGGCTACCTCAGCAACAACTACGAGTTTGTTGGAGTGCAAAGCTGTGGGGAAGTTTTCACTTTGTACATTTTGATTTGGACGCTGGCTGGCCTCAACCTCATGGCCTTCTTCATGGGAATCTTCACCACAGCGGTGCTGGGCAGTGTCAAGGATGTG agGAGCAGCATCCCTGTGACCGAGTCCTCTGAGAGCAAAACATCTTCTCCTACAGCTCCTCTGCTGACCGACGCCAACACACACATAGCCTGCCAGCTCCACCCA GAATCCATGATGTATTTCCCTCCAGCAGACGGACTATCAACCCCGCAGAGCAATCCTTCACCATCACCTCTTCACACAGACTCCTCATCTCCCTATTAG
- the LOC117824924 gene encoding transmembrane protein 255B isoform X2 encodes MNLIWSGPGFSSMNLKFLSVSAPFQPHTLLAAIVFLSSGIIASFLCLVIDGVCIALNMDMRPLTAGRCQYYSSGSSYIYESFYTSVSCWNIKESCNMSVRSGTCYCCDLYDCANGGYLSNNYEFVGVQSCGEVFTLYILIWTLAGLNLMAFFMGIFTTAVLGSVKDVRSSIPVTESSESKTSSPTAPLLTDANTHIACQLHPVSESMMYFPPADGLSTPQSNPSPSPLHTDSSSPY; translated from the exons ATGAACCTAATCTGGTCGGGACCAGGTTTTTCCTCAATGAACCTCAAgtttctctcagtctccgctcCCTTTCAGCCACACACG CTTTTAGCTGCAATTGTATTCCTCAGCTCCGGGATCATTGCCTCTTTTTTGTGTCTGGTGATTGATGGGGTCTGCATTGCCTTAAACATG GACATGCGTCCTCTGACAGCGGGGAGATGTCAGTACTACAGTAGTGGCAGCAGCTACATCTACGAGAGTTTCTACACCTCA GTATCCTGCTGGAACATAAAGGAGTCATGTAACATGTCAGTAAGGAGTGGGACCTGCTACTGCTGTGACCTGTACGACTGTGCCAA TGGAGGCTACCTCAGCAACAACTACGAGTTTGTTGGAGTGCAAAGCTGTGGGGAAGTTTTCACTTTGTACATTTTGATTTGGACGCTGGCTGGCCTCAACCTCATGGCCTTCTTCATGGGAATCTTCACCACAGCGGTGCTGGGCAGTGTCAAGGATGTG agGAGCAGCATCCCTGTGACCGAGTCCTCTGAGAGCAAAACATCTTCTCCTACAGCTCCTCTGCTGACCGACGCCAACACACACATAGCCTGCCAGCTCCACCCAGTAAGT GAATCCATGATGTATTTCCCTCCAGCAGACGGACTATCAACCCCGCAGAGCAATCCTTCACCATCACCTCTTCACACAGACTCCTCATCTCCCTATTAG